ATTAGCCATAATCTTCACATCAGGACGATAACGTAGCAGCAGATGAGCCAAAATGACTCCTTCAATTGCACCAAAAGGATGGTTAGCTACTATCACTCCAGCACCTTCACGGGGAATATTCTCAACCTGCCCTTCTACAACCCGGTAATCGACACCCAATGCTTCTAAGGTATAGCCAGCAAAGGCAGCAGGCTCAGAGGTTCGCTCTTGAAGATGGCGACGCTGATACAGTGAATCCAAATAACGAAGCCCAGACAGGCGCTCTAATACCCCCTCGACAATACCTAGTTTGGTCAGCTTGGGTAGCTGAAAAGGCGTCACTTGCTGTGTCATGATTTCTCCCCCCTGGAGAGCAACCTGTTATACAACAGTGAGTTGCTATCCATACAACAGTTATCTGATGGTGCATGCTGTCAAACAATACGCACTACCAGGTTTCAGTCAGGCAACGTGGCAAACCCTATGTACAAACATTTAGTGGTGATATCTCAGCGCTTAGCAAAAAAGTGGTTTCCTTCTACCCATTCCCAAATAGCAACGGCTATGGCACAAGAAAATACAATACACGCGTTAATAAACAGTAAACCACCATCATCACCCACGACTTCTCCTTGGGCATTAAACTCAGGCATATCAATACCCAATGGCGTGAACAGGTGAAAAAAGATTGCACCGGACATTACGCCTGCTGCCAACCCAGCACCTAATAACCTGACGGCTGGGATAAATAACATAATTGATGCAATTAATTCTGCGATACCCACCCCATATGCGCCATAATCTGCAAACCACTGAAAACCTGACCATTCACCTAACACACCAAAAATATGTTGGGTCTCATAGGCATCTGAAAATTTAAAAAATAAAGATTGCACAAATATGAAAGAGATATAACCACATAGCAACCATTTAATGTAATGACGTTTCATAAAATATTCCGGTTTATTGAAAACTTACTCATACGTGGAATAAGTATTTACATTACCAAACCAACTGTTTATTTAATGTAACAAATGTTAGTGAATTTCAGTGATGAGTGAGTCTATTGGTACGGATTTATACAGTAATTTTATTCAGCTAAGAGCCCTGGCCAGTTCTTATCCCCTTTTTCAATAAACCCAGGTATATCTTGCAACCACTGCTGCTGCACTCCATCATCGTAATTCAAATACAGTTTTCCATTTACAATTTTCCAGTTATTAGGGTCTGCTGATGCGCGAGAATTTTTGGCTGCAACTGCCCACGCACAGAAGCCGCCATATTGAGGCGCATATTTCTCTGGGTTTTGCTTAAATAAATCAAGGTGTTCTTGGTTAGCAAAATACCATTCAGCTCCTTTATAAGTATACTTATACTGACTTTTACCCTTCACTGGCTTGCTTTTCGTAAAGTAAGCCACTGTATCGTAACCACTCACCGCTTTATTACTGAAAAAACCAGTATAAACAGCATCTCCTGCCAATGCAGAACTAATCCAAAAGCAAAACAATACACTTAGCCAATATTTCATGGTATTACCTCTCTTTGCATAAAAAATAAAACTTTTTCAAAGAAAATCGCTACTCTGTAGCTGGATAACTAGCTACCAGATTTTTTTCTTTTTTATAAGCTTGCCATAAAGCTTTCAAACCAGGTATTTTAAATCCTCGTCGGCGATTTATCTCTCCAATTTCAAACAGCGTTTTATACTGGTAAAACAGTGCTTTATAGACATCTTTCAGGCTGGCATTACGGTCCCAAATATGGGTTGCTTCACTACTGGCACCATTAATTTCTACAATTTTAAAATCACGACCTTGTTTAAGCAGTTCAGCGTCTTTAAAACGCACATCCAGTCGACCATAATAAAATTCATCAATATCTTTGGTAATTTCATCCAGTTTGGCAGTTAACGCTGGTGTAATTAATTGCTTCCCATCACGAAAAATTGAGCCACGGCTATGACTGCCAGCAAAAGCTAAACGAAACGGTTGGCCTTCGGGTAGCACTATATCCAAATGCTGTTGGTGTCTGCTCAGATAAAGATGAGCAACTTTACTGGCTCGTGGATCTGCTTCAATCAACGCTTGTAAATTGTCCTTGCCATTACCAAATACATAAGGTGCATATTTTAAGGTAATAGAAAAAATCTCCCCTTTCTCTTTGCCAGGATAACGAATATAAAATATCCCAGCCTCAGCTTCATAAGGTACCAACTCCTGCAAAATTAAACTGGCTTGATTGGGAAAATATTCAATATAATCAACTAGTTGTTGTTGATCACGAACTATTCTTACCCCAACTCCTCGACACCCAATATCAGGCTTGGCAACGACAGGCAGTTGTATCCCTTGCTTGGCTAACCTTGTTACTATCTCCGCTACTTGCTGGCTGGCAACAACTTTTTTCTCAACCGTTAAAGAAATGGCAGGCGCGATAAATTGTTTGGCTTTCCCATTCGCTAATTTAAACACATCACTTTTTGCTTCCCCCACCATTCCACCCAGTGGAATTTTCGGGTTAGCAATCAATGGTAAATTTATCGAACGGTATTTCAGCGTTAACATTAGCCACTGTACAACAACAGGTAAATAAACCAGCTGTGTAGGCCAAAACTCAAAAAAGGATACTGCTTTGCCTGATAAATCTAAGGGAGGCATGCCTGGATGCACCGGGCGATTAGCAAAGGTAGGATTAACAGCCTGCTGAATCAGAGTATTCTCATATACCGATGCTTTTGTCACGAAGTTAACTCCTCAACCATAGATTGTTGGGCTTTACGGCGAGACCACCAAATTAGCAGCAATGCCAAGGGAATCAAGCCCCATTTAGCTTGATCAAACCAGCCTTCAAATAGTTCACCAAATAGATAAAAACCTGCAAACACCAATACTGTCCATACCAACGTGGCCAACGAAATAGCCAAACAAAAAGTGGCAAGTGATAGTTGATATAAACCACAAGCAACATAACCAGGAAAGCGTAATCCCGGCATTAAACGACAAATGAGTATTTTTACTAATAGCTGGTCAGCCAACCACCCCCCAAATTGCTTGACTCTGGGGTGACTGGCGACATAGCGTTGCGCCCACTGATAACGGCAAGCTAAACGTCCTAATCCATACAAGCCTAAATCACCGCTCCAAATACCAATAAATGCGGCTGTCATTCCCCAACTGATGGGAAGATAGCCATCCAGCGCTAACAATGCAGCCAAAACAATCGCCACATCTTCCAGCACATAACTGACCAGCACGAGCAAAATGGCAAGCACCAATGGGTGCTGAGAAAACGCTAATAATGTTTCAAGCATGCAAACAACCCTTCTAGCAGCCTAACCTAACCATAAGTTTTCATACTAAGACTGTCTATGGAAAGTGATTCGGTTCTGGTAATACAGACCAGACTAATATGCAAATTATTTCACAGAGTTATGAAAGTGATGCCTCATTATAGGTAAATTTAGCTATACCCATAGCATTTCTTGGCCTCACCGCTCGTGGCATATGTCAAATAAAGCTACACTATTGATACACACTATAAATAAAGGCAAATTTATCAGCTTTTTATTAATTAGTATGTACCGCTATTTGAAACATTTCTCCCAGTATCCAGGTCTCGATAAAGGCTAATATGCTATTTGCATTACTTTCTCAAGGAGTTCTATGAAGGCCACAATTCAAGGCAATCTTGCTGTACTAAGTCAGGCATTCAAACTTATCAAACAGTTATCAGCCGATGACTACCATACCCCTATCCCGCCCTTAAACAGCTCAATTGGCCAACACATTCGCCATGTCCTTGACCATTACCTTCATCTTCAACGCTGGGAACCTGGAACGCCTCTGGATTATGATCAGCGCAAACGGGGCACAGACATTGAGTTCAACCCAGTAGCCGCCTTGCAACAAATAGAAGCGCTTCAGGAGTGGTTAGAACGATTATTATACTTAGACAATCAGCCGATGACTTTATGTAGTTTGGTTGTCGACAACCCATCCCCAGTCACTTGTGCTACTAGTTTTCAACGCGAACTCTTATTTAGTGCCAGCCACGCGGTGCATCACTACGCCTTGATTAGTGTTATTTTGAAACTGAAAAAAATTCCTGTTGATGACACTTTTGGTGTAGCGCCTGCTACTTTACAATACCAGCAACAGTAGTTTCGAAAGCATTAAGTTCAATGTGCACAATTAGTTGGCTTGTTGATACCCATCGCTATGAGGTTTTTTTTAATCGAGACGAGCAAAAAAGTCGGCCTGTCGCGCTGCCCCCTCAGTTTGTTAACCACACGTCTACTCTTAGCTTAATGCCTATTGACCCAGCAGGCGGGGGTAGCTGGCTGGCAGCAACAGAATATGGGCAAATTATCGCGTTACTTAACCTCTATCAGGCAGACACAAAAGCTGTTTCTTCTGATCAACAAAGCCGTGGATTGTTAGTCCACCAGTTAGCAAGCATCTCTCATTGGCAACTCCAACTGCGCTGGTTAAACGAGCTTAACTGCAGCCCTTATCGCCCATTTAGTTTATTTATTTTTACACCCACCTGGCATAACCAGAACCAACTCAAACAACTGGCTGTTCATCAGTTCGATTGGAATAATCAGACCCTTCGACAGCAGCAACCCTCGATTAGCTTTTTCAGCTCATCTTCAGTGGCAACTCAAGCGGTATTAGCTAATCGGCAAGCTTGCTATGACGCGTTAAATACCCCCTTCCAAGACCACCAACATGACAAAGGTAAACCGATATCAAGATTAACCTCAATGGACTTGTTACATTTACACCAAAGTCACCAACCCGAGGCTTCTGCTTACTCTATTTGTATGCACCGTGCAGACGCCCAAACCGTGAGTTTTAGTCATATCAAAGTTAACCGACAACAGACGGCGTTTGATTATTACTCCGGCTCCCCCTGTCAAACCCATCAGCCACAACGTTTTCTATTGCCAAATAAAAGCGCTTGCACTGATTACTGATACAAAACACTACAAATTTATGACGAAAAAATAATCATAATTTGAAACTATAAACTATAATTAGTCAAAGTAGTGCGACTTCAGCAGTGTGTTATTTTAGCGAGTCGATTTAAAGATGATGGCAGCACAATTACGACAACAACATTACAATCCAGACCTTACGTGGGATTTATCTCATTTAGCTAACAGCCAACTGGCCAGTGATTTTTTCCTACAGATTTCACATAGCTTTTGTATTTACAGCCCAACCAGCAACAAGCTTTATAGTCATTTTAATGTTGACGCCATTGACGATGGCAGTCGCCTTATCATTGAACCGACCCCTTGTGCCTATGACAATACCTATCAATTTATTGCACCTAGCAGCATTAAAAATACGGGCATTATTTTATATTCAGGCAAATATTTACATCGCAATGGCTACTACCTTGGTATTCCCATTCATAAAGATGAGTGCTTAAAACATTTCTCATTGACGAAAGGTATCGAGTTTCTTAATAAAACTTTCATGGAAAACACAGGCGCCCCATTTCTGCCTGTCATCTTAAAAGGAGACTTACAAGCTTTCAAAACCACAGCTCCCTACTTACACCTCCATCGAGCAGATATATCTAGTATGAGAGAACTTTCTGCCCTAGATAGAGGTGATTTATTCAATACGATTTTGGACCGCTTTAGTCTCATTGTTCATGAAGATAAAGCACAACATTAGCATTAGAAAATGACTACACTCGTTGTCATTTTACAAAGAATTATAGAATGGCCACTCATCACAATAAAAAATAATTACCTTTACGCTAAAATTGGTCAAAATTCGACCTAACCAAACAGGGCGGCCGATATTTAAAACAGTGTTTCATCATCATTTTTTTTCAAAAATGCCTAAAGCTTGGCTTTTCAAACTGGGCAAATTAATTATCCTAGCGCTTCTCAAATCCTAAGCCTGAGCTCGGCGCTTAGTTGGAATTTGGCGCAATGCTAAATGTAGTCCATACTGAGTTGTTGAGTGGCTTTTAACCTTTTGGTCAAAAGCTCTGTGCCTAACGGGGGCGTCAGGCATGGTCGGTGCTTATGCACCAGTCATTAAATACCCAAGGATTTGTTTGATTATATTCACTTACCTTAACTCAACGAGAATAAGGGGCATAAAATGCACACTAAAATGTTAAAGGCAGCTCTAGTTGTCACAACAATGGCCATTATGACTGGTTGTGCTTCAAGCAGCCGTGTTGACCGTATCGAAGCTGATCTTGCGGACGTAAAAGATCGCTTAGGTCGTGTTGAGGCAACTGCAAACAGCGCTGACGCTAAAGCTGATCAGATTTTAGAAAAGTTAGATCGTATGAACCGGTCTCACTACAGCAAGTAATCAGCGCCCGTTAGTGTATTTTTAAGGCTACCAGTAGGTAGCCTTAAATCGACTTAAGAAGCATGACCTATCAATTTCGTTATCATCTTCACTAGCCCCCTCCGCAATGCCTTGCGTTAGCACTTACACACTTTCATTAATACCAGTATTCTTCCTACAAAAAGTCACTAGCCTGACTACTACATCAAGTCACACCATTTTTGCACTAGTATGAATAAAAAAAGGTTAATGAAAAAAGAGAGCACCAAAACAGGGCAACATAGGTGTATAATAAGTAAAAATACTACAAGATTTGTAATTACTCATTAGCAATCAAATTGTTTTGATCACATCAAAAAACAATTCAAAAATTTGCTTTGGCCATAGAATAAAGTCAGCCGTCATATTTTCTAAAAAACCTGACTTTTCTAGTTCTCTACTTGAAGCTTCTGAGTAAGTACATTAACCAATAACTTTCAAGTTATTGGTCAGGCTTAAGAGTCTGAAGGTGATTGACTCACCTTTGCTGAGCTAAAATCACCAGAAACTTTCACCGGCATACCCAGTTGTTCTGTCAACACATCTAAAATTTTACGCTGATCGACAGCCATTTGCTGGCTGTCTTTTTCTATCACTTCAAACCAGCTCTCCAACGCTCGATAAGGAGCAGTCTCATGGCGTCGACTCCATTCGGATAAAGGCTCATGAGCCTCAACATAAAACTCACCATTAAGCTTACCAATTTTATAGGGCTCATGAATTACCCTAACAGGTGTGCCTCGATTCACCCAACTAAATAGCTCCTCAATATCATCAGGAAACAACCGAATGCATCCATGGCTGACTCGCATACCCACTCCAAAGTCCAAATTGGTGCCATGAATCAAGTAGCTACCCTGAAACCCTAGTCGTAATGCATATTTACCAAGTGGATTATTAGGGCCAGGAGGAATCACATCAGGTATAAATTCGCCCTTTCTGGCACGCTCCTGACGGATCGATTCAGGTGGCCGCCAGGAAGGATTCGGTTTTTTCTGAGTGATTCTGGTTTTTCCTAGGGGGGTTTCCCATCCCTTGCGACCAATACCGATTGGATAAACCATCACGACAGGATCATCAGGTGGATAATAATAGAGTCGTAGCTCAGCCAGGTTAATGACAATCCCTTTACGTGGCCCAGGTGGTAAAATCATTCGGGTAGGCAGTACAACTTCTGCCCCATCTCCAGGCACCCATGCATCCACTTTAGGATTGGCCGCAATCAGCGCTAAAAAGCCCACCCCTTCTTTTAAAGCTAAGTCAGCAAAAGTGTCAGTATATACCGTTCTAATTACCCGTCGCTCGCCTACCACATCATCATCATTTTCAGGTAATGGAAAAGTAAGGCTGGCTCCAAGCTGTGGCAACAGCAACACTGCCCAGGCAAACGTATAGCGCCGCCAGGCTTTAAAATAGCTACTGTTTTTTAGCTGGCCAATCCCTACCCTGATTGGCTTGATCAAGCGATTAATATGGTTCACTTGTTGGCTAACAATGCTTTCGCTTTGCATTGTGAAAAATCACCCTGTTAAGTTGCATCAGTGAATCAGCATTCTACTGATGCCACATCATTTTTCCGGGCATAATTCATCAGTTTATGAAACAGATCAAGAATAATGAAATATTAAATTGGATGATTATAGGAAGCACTTACAAATATTTATTCATGTAAGTTTTATAAAGGTTAATAATCGTCGTTGCTACACAATAAATTCGCCTTGCTACAAAAAAACTACCCGACTTTTTTCGATTTTGCCATAGTTCCAATTCAGTAGAAAAGCAATACCCAATGCGTCGCCTATTTTATTAAACTTTAAACTCACTCACTAGCGACTCTAACCGCTTCGTTAGTCGCTCTACATGCTGAACCGTATCTAAACTGCTTTGGGCATCATTTGCCGTACTGGATGAAATATCATTGATTCGGACAATACTGCTATTAATACCATCAGCCACTGCTTGTTGCTCTTCCGCTGCCGCTGCCATCTGGGTATTCATCTCATTAATTTCGGCAACAGAATGACTGATTTCTTTTAGCGATTCACTCAACCGCTCTACCTGTCCTTTATTGCCTTCAGCACGTTCAACAGAGCGATTCATCATTGCTACCGCTTCACGAGAGCCGGTTTGTAAACTCTCAATCATTTGTTGAATTTCTTGCGTGGCATCCTGAGTACGCTGAGCCAGCGTTCTAACCTCATCAGCTACTACGGCAAAACCACGGCCTTGCTCACCAGCACGAGCAGCTTCGATGGCTGCATTTAATGCCAATAGGTTAGTTTGTTCAGCAATGCTGCGAATCACATCCAGTACAGATCCTACTTTGTCACTATCAGCTTCTACTCGTTCCATGGTACCAGCTGTTTCTGAAACCTCTTTCACCAACGCTTCAGAAGACAGGTTAGTTTCGTTTGCTATTTGAATGCCCTCTTCACTCAGCTGGTTTGCCCTATCAGTTGACTTTGCAGCTGAGGAAGCATTGGATGCTACCGTTTGTGCCGTAGCATTCATTTCAGTTGAGGCTGTCGCGACTTGCTGGGATTCAGACTGTTGTTGCATAACACCATCAGCCGTGCTGGCACTCAAGCTTGCCATTTTATTTGCCGATTGCTGTAAATCGACTACCGCATTTTTAATGTGTTTTACCGTATGATTAAACTTACTGAGCATGCCATTGGTCGCACTGGCAATTCGCCCGATTTCATCTTTGACATCCAGTTTAATTTGCCTGGTCAAATCCGCATCTTGCTGGATAGTTAATATATTTTCTTCCAGTTTAGTGATCGGATAAGTAAATAACTTAGATACCACCATACTCAGTAAATAAGCAAGGATAGTGAATGCGACCACAACGCCAATGCTAACCTGGGTAATAAATACACGTAATTCATTCACTGTTTTAAATGCTTCGTCTTCATCTATTTCACTCATAATCGCCCAGTTTAATCCTTCTATTGCTAACGGACTATAAGCAGACAATACGGGAACATTGCGATAATCAGGAAAAATTTGTAACTCTTTTTTTCCAGCAATAGCTGCCGTGGTTCCTTCTGTTTTTACTGGCTGTAATCCAATGGTTGTTCCTTTAGAGAGAATGGTATCAATGACTTTTTTATCTATTTGGGCAGCTATAAGGGCCGCTTCATAACCTTTCGGGTCTTCAATTAAAAAGCGACTCATACTGCGCATGGTAAAATCAGCACCCACTAGATAGGTTTCACCCGAGCTACCCAGACCGGTTTCTTTCCAGTGTTTTTCATGAGTCATAATTAAATTGATACGATCAATAGGCATCTGAAAAATTAATACGCCCAGTTTTTTACCTTGATCATAAATAGAAGTCGCAATAAATGAAGCAGGATCTTCATAAGAAGGGGTATAACTAGCAAAATCAGTTAAATAAACCTCACGACCACTGCTACTAACCACGCTTTTAAATGCTTCGCCTATACCTGAATTTGCATAAGGTCCTGTTTTTAGAGAGGTGGTATAATCAAGCTCTTTAAATACTGAGTAAACAATATCCCCTGTATCAGGGTCCACTAAAAAGATATCGTAATATTCAAACCGCTGAAGAAATTCTCGAATATGAGGATGAAATTTCGCATGTGAAGCTGCATACCCAGTATTTCCCTCTAGTTTAATTAAGCTGTCTTTTTCTCCAAGTGGATGAGGGTTAGCTTTAATAAAAGCATGTTGAAGTGCAATGGAATCATCATCTAATTGATTAAATAAGCTGCTAACGTCCTTTTTAGCCCCGCTATTTCGACTCGCATATTCATTGTTATAATCTCCATCATAATACTGTTTGAGTTCGGATTTGAGTTTGCTAATATCAGGTGATCCCGCGTCACTGCGGTAATTAGTGAAGGCTGTTTTAAACTCAGCCATCGCCTCAATGATCATTCGATCATTAGCAAAACTAAGCACCTGATTACGAATCGTGCCAAAATAACGCTCGATTTGCTGTTTCTTTACTTCTCTAATCGAAACTAGCTGTTCATAAGCTTGATCTTCTAACGCCTGACGTGCTGACTGATAGCTTTCAAAACCTAAAATTGACGCTAACACAATTAAGGGAACTAAAGTAACACTCATAATGATGAGCGTTAATTTCATGCGAATGCTTTTCATTCTATGTTACACCTTTACTCTCATTCACTATTAGCTAGCCCGAATATCTAGAAACTTGGATAATCAGGCTATGTAGTGAAAAAATCACTGGCTGGTGTTCTTAGAATAGATTGGAGCCTCTGAGTTTGCGAGCAAACCCACGACAACTCACACAAGCTGTGTAGCAGCTAAAAGCAAAAATAAGTGTAGAAGTAATTAACCAAATTGCCCACTGACAAAAGGGTTTGTGCGCTTTTCTTGACCAAAAGTAGAATTAGGCCCATGACCAGGAATAAATTCAACCTCATCACCCAGCGGAAATAAAACCTGTGTGATTGAGTGGATAAGGGTTTCATGATTACCCTGAGGGAAGTCTGTTCGACCAATAGAGCCCGCAAAAATAACATCTCCCACAAAAGCTATTGCAGCAGGCTGATGATAAAACACCACATGACCAGGTGTGTGACCCGGACAATGCAACACATTGAAAACCAACTCACCGACAGTTACTTCATCCCCCTGCTGCAGCCACTGATCAGGGGTAAATGCTTCCACTAAAGGAAATCCAAACATTTGGCTCTGCATGGGTAAACCATCAAGCCAAAATT
This genomic interval from Spartinivicinus ruber contains the following:
- a CDS encoding YHS domain-containing (seleno)protein, whose protein sequence is MKYWLSVLFCFWISSALAGDAVYTGFFSNKAVSGYDTVAYFTKSKPVKGKSQYKYTYKGAEWYFANQEHLDLFKQNPEKYAPQYGGFCAWAVAAKNSRASADPNNWKIVNGKLYLNYDDGVQQQWLQDIPGFIEKGDKNWPGLLAE
- a CDS encoding ATP-grasp domain-containing protein, giving the protein MTKASVYENTLIQQAVNPTFANRPVHPGMPPLDLSGKAVSFFEFWPTQLVYLPVVVQWLMLTLKYRSINLPLIANPKIPLGGMVGEAKSDVFKLANGKAKQFIAPAISLTVEKKVVASQQVAEIVTRLAKQGIQLPVVAKPDIGCRGVGVRIVRDQQQLVDYIEYFPNQASLILQELVPYEAEAGIFYIRYPGKEKGEIFSITLKYAPYVFGNGKDNLQALIEADPRASKVAHLYLSRHQQHLDIVLPEGQPFRLAFAGSHSRGSIFRDGKQLITPALTAKLDEITKDIDEFYYGRLDVRFKDAELLKQGRDFKIVEINGASSEATHIWDRNASLKDVYKALFYQYKTLFEIGEINRRRGFKIPGLKALWQAYKKEKNLVASYPATE
- a CDS encoding DedA family protein, with protein sequence MLETLLAFSQHPLVLAILLVLVSYVLEDVAIVLAALLALDGYLPISWGMTAAFIGIWSGDLGLYGLGRLACRYQWAQRYVASHPRVKQFGGWLADQLLVKILICRLMPGLRFPGYVACGLYQLSLATFCLAISLATLVWTVLVFAGFYLFGELFEGWFDQAKWGLIPLALLLIWWSRRKAQQSMVEELTS
- a CDS encoding DinB family protein, yielding MKATIQGNLAVLSQAFKLIKQLSADDYHTPIPPLNSSIGQHIRHVLDHYLHLQRWEPGTPLDYDQRKRGTDIEFNPVAALQQIEALQEWLERLLYLDNQPMTLCSLVVDNPSPVTCATSFQRELLFSASHAVHHYALISVILKLKKIPVDDTFGVAPATLQYQQQ
- a CDS encoding NRDE family protein, producing MCTISWLVDTHRYEVFFNRDEQKSRPVALPPQFVNHTSTLSLMPIDPAGGGSWLAATEYGQIIALLNLYQADTKAVSSDQQSRGLLVHQLASISHWQLQLRWLNELNCSPYRPFSLFIFTPTWHNQNQLKQLAVHQFDWNNQTLRQQQPSISFFSSSSVATQAVLANRQACYDALNTPFQDHQHDKGKPISRLTSMDLLHLHQSHQPEASAYSICMHRADAQTVSFSHIKVNRQQTAFDYYSGSPCQTHQPQRFLLPNKSACTDY
- a CDS encoding L,D-transpeptidase family protein — its product is MQSESIVSQQVNHINRLIKPIRVGIGQLKNSSYFKAWRRYTFAWAVLLLPQLGASLTFPLPENDDDVVGERRVIRTVYTDTFADLALKEGVGFLALIAANPKVDAWVPGDGAEVVLPTRMILPPGPRKGIVINLAELRLYYYPPDDPVVMVYPIGIGRKGWETPLGKTRITQKKPNPSWRPPESIRQERARKGEFIPDVIPPGPNNPLGKYALRLGFQGSYLIHGTNLDFGVGMRVSHGCIRLFPDDIEELFSWVNRGTPVRVIHEPYKIGKLNGEFYVEAHEPLSEWSRRHETAPYRALESWFEVIEKDSQQMAVDQRKILDVLTEQLGMPVKVSGDFSSAKVSQSPSDS
- a CDS encoding methyl-accepting chemotaxis protein, whose product is MKSIRMKLTLIIMSVTLVPLIVLASILGFESYQSARQALEDQAYEQLVSIREVKKQQIERYFGTIRNQVLSFANDRMIIEAMAEFKTAFTNYRSDAGSPDISKLKSELKQYYDGDYNNEYASRNSGAKKDVSSLFNQLDDDSIALQHAFIKANPHPLGEKDSLIKLEGNTGYAASHAKFHPHIREFLQRFEYYDIFLVDPDTGDIVYSVFKELDYTTSLKTGPYANSGIGEAFKSVVSSSGREVYLTDFASYTPSYEDPASFIATSIYDQGKKLGVLIFQMPIDRINLIMTHEKHWKETGLGSSGETYLVGADFTMRSMSRFLIEDPKGYEAALIAAQIDKKVIDTILSKGTTIGLQPVKTEGTTAAIAGKKELQIFPDYRNVPVLSAYSPLAIEGLNWAIMSEIDEDEAFKTVNELRVFITQVSIGVVVAFTILAYLLSMVVSKLFTYPITKLEENILTIQQDADLTRQIKLDVKDEIGRIASATNGMLSKFNHTVKHIKNAVVDLQQSANKMASLSASTADGVMQQQSESQQVATASTEMNATAQTVASNASSAAKSTDRANQLSEEGIQIANETNLSSEALVKEVSETAGTMERVEADSDKVGSVLDVIRSIAEQTNLLALNAAIEAARAGEQGRGFAVVADEVRTLAQRTQDATQEIQQMIESLQTGSREAVAMMNRSVERAEGNKGQVERLSESLKEISHSVAEINEMNTQMAAAAEEQQAVADGINSSIVRINDISSSTANDAQSSLDTVQHVERLTKRLESLVSEFKV
- a CDS encoding MBL fold metallo-hydrolase gives rise to the protein MLKYQINPVTPFQQNCSLVICDKTKKAALIDPGGEPERLIAAVEKAEVTVEKVLLTHGHLDHVGATQQISRHYQVPVIGPHKADKFWLDGLPMQSQMFGFPLVEAFTPDQWLQQGDEVTVGELVFNVLHCPGHTPGHVVFYHQPAAIAFVGDVIFAGSIGRTDFPQGNHETLIHSITQVLFPLGDEVEFIPGHGPNSTFGQEKRTNPFVSGQFG